In Curtobacterium sp. TC1, the following proteins share a genomic window:
- a CDS encoding HAD-IA family hydrolase → MTGGGVRWLLLDVGGVLEQVDDAAWPGQFRTRWAGAFGLTDEEFSERLSNADLPDAARRSGVDDEYWGKIGAALGASAEVLASMRADFWDAYCGTLNQPLFDFLAGLRGQVGLAILSNSGDGAREEEERRFGFSAVFDPISYSHEIGVTKPEPEAFRIVLDRLDAAPADVLFVDDVPENIEAARAMGIRAHLHVETADTIAAIRAAMPEDREP, encoded by the coding sequence ATGACGGGCGGTGGGGTGCGGTGGCTGCTGCTCGACGTCGGCGGGGTGCTCGAGCAGGTCGACGACGCAGCGTGGCCCGGGCAGTTCCGCACGAGGTGGGCTGGAGCGTTCGGTCTGACGGATGAGGAGTTCTCCGAGCGGTTGTCGAACGCCGACCTGCCCGATGCCGCGCGGCGGTCCGGGGTCGACGACGAGTACTGGGGAAAGATCGGCGCGGCACTCGGAGCCTCGGCCGAGGTGCTCGCGTCGATGCGAGCCGACTTCTGGGACGCGTACTGCGGCACGTTGAACCAGCCGCTCTTCGACTTCCTCGCCGGTCTGCGCGGGCAGGTCGGACTCGCCATCCTGTCCAACTCGGGTGACGGCGCGCGCGAGGAGGAAGAGCGACGGTTCGGGTTCTCGGCGGTGTTCGACCCGATCTCCTACAGCCACGAGATCGGGGTCACGAAGCCGGAACCCGAGGCGTTCCGGATCGTGCTCGACCGGCTCGACGCCGCACCCGCCGATGTCCTGTTCGTCGACGACGTACCGGAGAACATCGAGGCTGCCCGCGCGATGGGGATCCGGGCGCACCTGCACGTCGAGACCGCGGACACGATCGCGGCGATCCGCGCCGCGATGCCGGAGGATCGGGAGCCGTGA